Proteins found in one Xyrauchen texanus isolate HMW12.3.18 chromosome 30, RBS_HiC_50CHRs, whole genome shotgun sequence genomic segment:
- the LOC127623573 gene encoding uncharacterized protein LOC127623573, whose product MTAFVTPTGHYKYQMMLFGLNETDHRQHVALVLEKLREYHLYLKTEKCTLHQTSLQFLGYIISPEGIRMDEGKVTAVRSWPAPTTIKELQCFLGFANFYHHFIKNYSSLTSPLTSLLRSKPKSLSRNPEASHAFQLLKDAFTSAPLLVHPDPNKPFTTEVDASTNSVGI is encoded by the exons atgacagccttcgTGACTCCCACCGGCCACTACAAGTACCAGATGATGCTGTTTGGCCTG AACGAGACCGACCATCGTCAGCATGTAGCGCTTGTGTTGGAAAAGCTGAGGGAATACCACCTGTACCTCAAGACTGAGAAGTGTACCCTCCATCAGACATCCCTCCAATTCCTTGGTTACATCATCAGCCCAGAAGGCATTCGGATGGACGAGGGAAAGGTAACAGCAGTACGATCCTGGCCCGCTCCAACCACCATCAAAGAACTCCAGTGCTTCCTAGGTTTTGCCAACTTCTACCACCATTTCATAAAGAACTACAGTTCCCTCACATCTCCGCTGACCTCACTTCTCAGATCCAAGCCCAAATCTCTCTCCCGGAACCCCGAAGCCTCACATGCCTTCCAACTCCTAAAGGATGCCTTCACCTCCGCTCCACTCCTCGTACACCCAGATCCTAATAAACCATTTACCACTGAGGTAGACGCCTCCACCAACAGCGTAGGAATTTGA